In one Neobacillus sp. WH10 genomic region, the following are encoded:
- a CDS encoding non-ribosomal peptide synthetase: MKRFLSEGITLGSYIENSTEIEFSPGSMNFTINTSLTNRIKAIAEKDKNSVNTLLFTAFTILLFKYTREEENIIENIVSTENTSNQYRYAFIKNAINENGTYRSASEEANVQFSEFSGRFNKADNYHNVIFDTVTMLKEIPLLKELKFGIWIRFSEISQGINGRIEFNESLFDNNEIEKFYEHFINILKVVTENPEIKLCEIDMLSDVEKKKILVDFNDTKAEFPKDKTISALFEEQVERTPDNIAVVYEDKKLTYRELNEKANQFARVLRYKGVEPDSIVGIMAEPSIEMLIGIMATLKAGGGYLPIDTNYPKERIHYMLEDSRTSILLAQKDLLEIDFRGEIIDLNNEEEYSTEGDNLQSVNSSNALAYVIYTSGSTGKPKGVMVEHTSLVNLCFWHNNYYEVDESDKAAKYAGVGFDASVWEIFPYLISGASIHIISDELKLDVNKLNRYFEENEISIGFMPTQVFEQFIRLENNSLRRLLTGADTLRYTENKNYGIYNNYGPTEYTVVSTSFKIDQEYENIPIGRPISNTKIYIVDKNNNLQPIGVPGEICLSGSGISRGYLNNEDLSKEKFIENPFESGTYIYKTGDLGRWLTDGNIEFLGRIDSQVKIRGYRIELGEIESQLLKYEGIKQAVVLDKQDGQGNKYLCAYIVSEEEITVPELRKNLSQSLPNYMIPTYFMQIEKMPVTPNGKINRRALPDRDGEIDTGVEYIAPRNEVEEKLVKIWNEVLEVDRIGINDDFFTLGGHSLKAIKIVLMLQRELNADISVGEIFSHLTVRELGEYIGKTKEAVYSPIEIVEEKELYEVSSAQKRMFALHQFSKQETNYNLPFVLLLEGGLERNKVEEALRKLVQRHEAFRTSFELEAGEIMQRIHQTVEYKVEYEEINTDSEEIIKCEVEKFVKPFDLSKAPLLRVKLIRLAAEKHILIFDMHHIISDGTSMGIFMEEFTKLYKGESLEELSVQYKDYSAWENKMLESEAMKKHEKYWTEIFSDGIPVLDLPMDYQRPALQSFEGDSIGFRLDKRLTEKLKKVGKDNGATLYMTLLSTYNILLAKYSGQEDVVVGSATAGRSHDDLQGVVGMFVNTLAMRNYPVGKKSFAEFLGEVKKNALRAYENQNYPFDRLVEALNLRKDVSRNPLFDTMLVLQNTDTKEIELENISIREYAYKGKVSKFDMTLEAEEVGEEIKFNLEYCTKLFKRETIERAIQHYINIIKVVTENPEIKLCEIDMLAEEERHKLLHEFNDTFAEYPRSKSIHELFEEQVERTPDNVAIVYEDKELTYRELNSKANQVARTLRNEGIEENKTVGILISRSAELLIGILGVLKAGGTYLPIDTQYPTDRIEYMLQDSGAGILLTQESYSKQTEGLGIKVVGIEKTLETSEESVGNLNLKYRSDRQMYLIYTSGSTGNPKGATVRADSFTNLMNWFTRDFEINESDNILLIAPVGFDLAQKNLYASLIKGGRLIVLPEKIYSYKNVLTLMDEQKITIVNCTPSAFQLVVDTSSDYHELRHLKWVFLGGEPINIPKLLSWIDTPYYHAEIVNTYGPTECTDIATYYRIPNEQIKNIEVVPIGKPIDNVKLYIVNKDYQLLTVGQPGELCIAGDSLGTGYINKPELTAERFVPNPFVPGTRMYRTGDLARWLPDGNVEYLGRIDHQVKIRGFRIELGEIENQLLCYPNVKEAVVVARGEGGSKYLCAYIVGDKELTVGELREYLSKVLPDYMIPPYFVQLDRFPLTPNGKVDRNALPEPDGSMEKGTEYEAPRNEIEEKLAKVWQEVLGVEKVGINDNFFILGGHSLKAIKMAAIVQRDLLAEISVDETFKNPTVRELAEYIGNTKEAEYSPIEAVEERELYEVSSSQKRLFALHQFSKEEISYNIPYVLVFEGKLDKDKLSESFAKLVQRHESFRTCFEVEDGEIKQKIHEAVEFRVEYEERNTDSEEMVTSEAEKFVKPFDLAKAPLLRVKLIKLATEKHVVMIDMHHIISDGTSMGIILEEFTKLYKGDDLEELKVQYKDYSAWEHKMIESEAMKKQEEYWIKIFSDEIPVLNLPIDYPRPSFQSFEGDSIGFSLDKHVTEKLKNICKTKEVTLYMTLLSAYNVLLSKYSGQEDIVVGSPISGRPHADLQHMVGMFVNTLAMRNYPGRTKTFAGFLQEVKKNALCAYENQNYQFDRLVENLNLRKDLSRNPLFDTMFVLQNTDAKEIELDESRIKQLQFERGVSKFDITLGAEEKGEEIRFELEYCTKLFKRETIERMIKHFKNIVKAVTENPEIQLCKIEMLSEEEKKEIVVDFNNTKTQYPMDKTICEVFEEQVKKTPDNIAVVYEDRKLTYRELNEKANQLAGVLRGKGVKADTIVGIMVDRSVEMMVGIMGIIKAGGAYLPISPEYPNDRIKYMLEDSKTTLLLTQKHLVHTIQFDGIELDLEDEQLYQGNKTNLEIVNNPNDLVYVIYTSGSTGKPKGVMIQHRNVINLVTGLGKIIYDRYTGPLHVALVAQYVFDASVKQIFASLLRGDCLHIIPEEYRTIGEKLVEYYIDNSIDVSDGTPSHLKLILSDNREKIKDMTVKHFIFGGEELTVKTVKDLFTLCGERKPEITNIYGPTECCVDTTAFLIDRERLDLLNTIPIGRPLVNYRVYVLDKDNNLQPVGVSGELCIAGDGLARGYLNNPEMTEEKFVANPFAPGERMYKTGDLVKWGDDGNIEFIGRIDHQVKIRGYRIEIGEIEATIKRHPSVQDSVVLVREDSAGENRIFAYIVPKTNSDEKYSEAGLKEYVKKQLPQYMVPAKFVQLESIPLTTNGKVDRFALPEPDILQRDSDEGFIAPRNKEEIEMAEIWANILGIEKIGIDDDFFDLGGDSFKAIKLVRSISNNLGVMELFKNSTVRELVAYLSKDVANNRTMLHELTKPVDEKNKVVSLICFPYGGGSAISYQPLANSLPKNYSLYAVELPGHDYSCPDEELVSIEESAARCLEEIIQKVKGPVVLYGHCLGATMSVLLAPKLEEAGIQVDGVFVGAMFPTPRISNMFFNMWEKIFPTQLTDKGNRDMLKMIGGLNSEFSPDETEFVLRNLKHDAKECVKWYTKHYNSKKNTKFNAPITCVIGEGDRATEFYQERYKEWGHFSENVDLKTIKHAGHFFFKNQVAELVEIIKEKVDVWKERSSKVSETKKTNETKKTNETKKTNESKEKIVSLKALAKKQVVPSMNLFLMVALVQIISEIGTILSTFATGIWIFNQTQALSEFAIMFLLGMLPTILVLPFSGAIVDRFDRRVILIISDLVLAICSLSLLILLYGNELQIWQVYVFTIITSVANCFRQPAYMAAITQITPKMYLPQANSVSQFSVAIGGILAPICGGVFIDSISFEGLVLIDFVTFAVSVVVLLFLRFPDTMFTRLEEPIRKELMGGWNFIVKRKSLVAMVVFFVVVNFLLSIFLVTMTPLILSFTNSSMLGIINAFSGIGVLCGAIAMLITGGMSKRAKGMVGFVIPLAISIMIAGIRPLPIFAAIALFGSSLAITITNIHWQSLIQVKVGLELQGRVFAVNRMLVALLAPISYIVAAILADDVFASVLTSSVFDSPIVNMILGTGAGREMRLSLLIAGAVLFVWGLIGIRYKPLSEMDDILEDATPGEIIIKDKDKLQEIADEKIKRYTISG; encoded by the coding sequence TTGAGGAGCAAGTTGAAAGGACACCGGATAACATAGCAGTAGTTTATGAAGATAAGAAATTAACCTATAGAGAACTGAATGAGAAAGCGAATCAATTTGCAAGGGTGCTGCGGTATAAAGGTGTAGAGCCGGACAGCATTGTAGGAATAATGGCAGAGCCATCGATAGAAATGCTGATCGGAATAATGGCAACGCTAAAAGCGGGTGGAGGATACCTGCCTATAGACACCAATTATCCTAAGGAAAGGATACATTATATGCTTGAAGACAGCAGAACAAGCATATTACTTGCACAAAAGGATTTGTTGGAAATAGATTTTAGGGGAGAAATAATCGACCTGAACAATGAAGAAGAATATTCAACGGAAGGAGATAATCTACAAAGTGTAAATAGCTCAAATGCATTAGCCTATGTGATATATACCTCCGGATCTACAGGAAAGCCTAAGGGAGTTATGGTAGAACATACTAGCTTAGTAAATTTGTGCTTTTGGCATAACAATTATTATGAAGTAGATGAATCTGATAAAGCAGCAAAATACGCAGGAGTCGGGTTTGATGCTTCTGTATGGGAGATATTCCCGTATCTTATATCTGGTGCTTCCATACATATCATCAGTGACGAATTGAAACTTGATGTCAATAAGTTAAATAGATACTTTGAGGAGAACGAAATATCAATAGGCTTCATGCCGACTCAAGTTTTTGAACAATTTATAAGATTGGAAAATAATTCGTTACGGAGATTATTAACGGGAGCTGATACGCTCAGATATACAGAGAATAAGAACTATGGGATATACAATAACTATGGCCCGACAGAGTATACTGTTGTATCGACAAGCTTTAAGATAGATCAGGAATATGAAAATATACCAATTGGAAGACCAATTAGTAACACAAAGATATATATTGTTGATAAAAATAATAATCTTCAGCCAATAGGCGTTCCAGGAGAGATATGTTTATCAGGTAGCGGTATTTCAAGGGGATATTTAAATAATGAAGATTTAAGTAAGGAAAAATTCATAGAAAATCCTTTTGAATCAGGCACATATATATATAAAACAGGAGATTTAGGAAGATGGCTGACCGATGGAAACATAGAATTCCTGGGCAGGATAGATAGCCAGGTAAAAATAAGGGGCTATAGAATCGAGCTTGGAGAAATCGAAAGTCAGTTACTGAAATATGAAGGAATTAAGCAGGCAGTTGTGCTGGATAAACAGGATGGACAAGGAAATAAGTACTTATGTGCCTATATTGTATCCGAAGAAGAGATAACAGTACCAGAGTTAAGGAAAAACCTGTCTCAAAGCTTACCGAACTATATGATACCGACATATTTTATGCAAATAGAAAAAATGCCTGTAACACCCAATGGCAAGATAAATAGAAGGGCACTGCCAGATCGGGACGGAGAAATCGATACAGGAGTGGAATATATCGCTCCAAGAAATGAAGTAGAAGAAAAGCTTGTGAAAATATGGAATGAAGTATTAGAAGTAGACAGGATCGGAATAAATGATGACTTCTTCACTTTAGGAGGACATTCATTAAAGGCTATAAAAATTGTGTTAATGCTACAAAGAGAGCTAAATGCTGATATATCTGTAGGTGAAATATTTAGCCATCTGACTGTAAGAGAGTTGGGAGAATATATAGGGAAAACGAAAGAAGCTGTATATTCACCCATAGAAATTGTAGAAGAAAAGGAACTGTATGAAGTATCCTCGGCTCAAAAAAGAATGTTTGCCCTACATCAGTTTTCAAAACAGGAGACCAATTATAATCTACCCTTCGTATTGCTTTTAGAAGGCGGGCTGGAAAGAAATAAAGTTGAAGAAGCCTTGAGAAAGCTTGTCCAAAGACATGAAGCCTTCAGAACTTCCTTTGAATTGGAAGCTGGAGAAATCATGCAGAGAATCCATCAAACTGTTGAATATAAGGTGGAATACGAAGAAATAAACACAGATTCAGAAGAAATAATTAAGTGTGAAGTAGAGAAATTCGTAAAACCCTTTGATTTATCAAAAGCGCCCCTTTTAAGGGTGAAGCTTATTAGGCTTGCAGCAGAGAAGCATATCTTAATTTTTGATATGCACCACATCATATCAGACGGTACTTCCATGGGTATTTTTATGGAGGAATTCACAAAGCTGTATAAAGGTGAAAGCTTAGAAGAGCTAAGCGTACAGTATAAGGATTATTCTGCCTGGGAAAATAAAATGCTGGAATCCGAGGCAATGAAAAAACATGAAAAATATTGGACAGAGATATTCAGTGATGGCATACCAGTACTAGATTTACCAATGGATTATCAAAGGCCAGCTCTTCAAAGCTTTGAAGGGGACAGTATCGGCTTTAGACTAGACAAGAGACTAACAGAAAAGCTGAAGAAAGTAGGTAAGGATAACGGAGCAACCTTGTACATGACTTTATTATCTACCTACAATATATTGTTAGCCAAATACAGTGGACAGGAAGATGTAGTCGTGGGTTCAGCGACAGCAGGCAGATCCCATGATGATTTGCAGGGAGTAGTGGGTATGTTTGTAAATACCTTGGCTATGAGAAACTATCCTGTAGGAAAGAAAAGTTTTGCTGAATTTCTAGGAGAAGTAAAGAAAAATGCATTACGTGCATATGAAAATCAGAATTATCCGTTTGATAGATTGGTGGAAGCACTAAATCTAAGAAAAGATGTAAGCAGGAATCCGTTGTTTGATACGATGCTTGTGCTACAGAATACGGATACGAAAGAAATTGAACTTGAAAATATAAGCATAAGAGAATATGCGTATAAAGGTAAAGTATCCAAGTTTGATATGACTTTGGAAGCAGAAGAAGTAGGGGAAGAAATAAAATTTAATTTAGAATATTGCACCAAGCTATTTAAGAGAGAAACCATAGAAAGAGCAATTCAACATTATATCAACATAATAAAGGTAGTAACAGAGAATCCGGAAATAAAATTATGTGAAATAGACATGCTTGCAGAGGAAGAGAGACATAAGCTACTGCATGAATTCAATGACACCTTTGCAGAATATCCAAGGAGCAAATCTATTCATGAGTTGTTTGAGGAGCAAGTTGAAAGGACACCGGATAATGTAGCAATAGTATATGAAGATAAGGAACTTACTTACAGGGAGCTAAACAGCAAGGCGAATCAGGTTGCAAGAACTTTGAGAAATGAGGGAATAGAGGAGAATAAGACAGTAGGTATTTTAATTTCCAGATCTGCTGAACTTCTCATAGGTATACTTGGAGTGTTGAAGGCCGGAGGAACATATCTGCCTATAGATACGCAATACCCAACAGATAGAATTGAATATATGCTACAGGATAGCGGTGCAGGCATTTTGTTGACACAGGAAAGCTACAGTAAGCAGACGGAAGGATTGGGTATAAAAGTAGTAGGGATAGAAAAAACTCTGGAAACGTCCGAAGAATCCGTAGGTAATTTGAATCTCAAGTATCGTTCGGATAGACAGATGTACCTTATCTATACCTCAGGTTCTACTGGGAACCCAAAGGGAGCCACGGTAAGAGCCGATTCTTTTACTAACCTTATGAACTGGTTTACAAGGGATTTTGAAATAAATGAAAGCGACAACATCCTCTTAATAGCACCTGTAGGTTTCGATTTAGCTCAAAAGAATCTTTACGCGTCCCTCATAAAAGGGGGGAGGCTGATCGTGCTTCCAGAAAAGATTTACAGCTATAAAAATGTTCTTACACTGATGGACGAGCAAAAAATCACGATCGTGAATTGTACTCCTAGTGCATTTCAGTTAGTCGTTGATACATCATCAGACTATCATGAATTAAGGCATTTGAAGTGGGTATTTTTAGGCGGTGAACCAATAAACATCCCTAAATTGTTAAGCTGGATAGATACACCATACTATCACGCGGAGATAGTAAACACCTATGGCCCGACAGAGTGTACGGATATAGCGACATACTACAGAATACCGAATGAACAGATAAAAAATATAGAAGTAGTACCGATAGGTAAACCAATTGATAACGTAAAGCTGTATATTGTCAATAAAGATTATCAGTTGCTTACAGTTGGACAACCAGGAGAACTGTGTATAGCTGGTGATAGTTTAGGTACAGGGTATATAAACAAACCGGAGTTGACAGCTGAGAGGTTTGTGCCTAACCCCTTTGTACCGGGAACAAGAATGTACAGAACAGGAGATCTGGCAAGATGGCTGCCTGATGGCAACGTAGAATACCTGGGGAGGATAGATCACCAGGTAAAGATACGGGGCTTCAGGATCGAACTGGGAGAGATAGAAAACCAGCTGCTTTGCTATCCAAACGTAAAGGAAGCAGTAGTAGTAGCAAGAGGAGAAGGCGGAAGCAAGTACCTATGTGCCTACATAGTAGGAGACAAAGAACTAACGGTAGGCGAGCTAAGAGAATATTTATCGAAGGTATTGCCGGACTACATGATACCGCCATACTTTGTACAATTAGACAGATTTCCGTTGACACCAAACGGTAAGGTTGACAGGAATGCGTTACCCGAACCTGATGGAAGCATGGAAAAAGGGACAGAATATGAAGCACCAAGAAACGAAATAGAAGAGAAATTGGCGAAGGTATGGCAGGAAGTGCTTGGGGTAGAGAAAGTGGGAATAAATGACAACTTCTTTATCTTGGGAGGACATTCATTAAAGGCCATAAAAATGGCAGCAATTGTACAAAGAGACTTACTGGCTGAAATATCTGTAGATGAAACATTTAAAAACCCAACGGTAAGAGAGCTGGCAGAATATATAGGAAATACCAAGGAAGCTGAATATTCACCGATAGAAGCTGTAGAAGAGAGGGAACTCTATGAGGTATCCTCGTCTCAAAAGAGATTGTTTGCCTTACATCAGTTCTCGAAGGAAGAAATCAGTTACAATATCCCGTATGTATTGGTTTTCGAAGGCAAACTGGATAAAGATAAGCTATCGGAAAGCTTTGCCAAGCTTGTGCAAAGACATGAATCCTTCAGAACCTGCTTTGAAGTGGAAGATGGAGAAATAAAGCAGAAAATTCATGAAGCTGTTGAATTTAGAGTGGAGTACGAAGAGAGAAACACAGACTCTGAAGAGATGGTCACCTCTGAGGCGGAAAAATTCGTAAAACCTTTTGATTTAGCAAAAGCTCCCCTGCTAAGGGTGAAGCTTATTAAGCTTGCAACAGAGAAGCATGTTGTAATGATTGATATGCATCACATCATATCTGACGGTACTTCCATGGGCATTATTTTGGAGGAATTCACGAAGCTGTATAAAGGTGATGATTTAGAAGAGCTGAAAGTACAGTATAAGGATTATTCTGCCTGGGAACATAAAATGATAGAATCCGAGGCTATGAAAAAACAAGAAGAATATTGGATAAAGATATTCAGCGATGAAATACCTGTATTGAATTTGCCAATTGATTATCCGAGACCGAGTTTTCAGAGTTTTGAAGGGGATAGCATAGGATTCAGTCTGGACAAGCATGTAACAGAAAAGCTAAAGAACATATGCAAGACTAAGGAAGTAACCTTGTATATGACGTTACTGTCAGCCTACAATGTATTGCTTTCAAAGTATAGCGGACAAGAAGATATCGTAGTAGGTTCACCGATATCGGGTAGACCGCATGCTGATCTGCAACATATGGTAGGAATGTTCGTAAACACTCTTGCCATGAGAAACTATCCTGGAAGAACGAAAACTTTTGCTGGATTTCTACAGGAAGTAAAGAAAAATGCCTTATGCGCATATGAAAATCAAAATTATCAATTTGATCGATTGGTGGAAAATCTAAATCTACGAAAAGATTTAAGTAGAAATCCATTATTTGACACGATGTTTGTGCTACAGAATACGGATGCTAAAGAAATTGAGCTTGATGAGTCAAGAATTAAACAGCTTCAATTTGAAAGAGGCGTTTCCAAGTTTGATATAACATTAGGAGCAGAAGAAAAAGGGGAGGAAATACGCTTTGAGTTAGAGTATTGTACCAAGCTGTTTAAGAGAGAAACCATAGAACGAATGATTAAGCATTTTAAGAATATAGTAAAGGCAGTAACAGAGAATCCGGAAATACAGCTATGCAAAATAGAGATGCTTTCAGAGGAAGAGAAGAAGGAAATAGTAGTCGATTTCAATAACACGAAAACACAATATCCCATGGATAAAACCATCTGCGAAGTCTTTGAGGAACAAGTAAAAAAGACACCGGACAATATAGCAGTAGTATATGAAGATAGGAAATTAACCTATAGGGAACTAAATGAGAAAGCAAATCAATTGGCAGGAGTGTTAAGAGGTAAAGGTGTAAAGGCAGACACAATCGTCGGAATAATGGTGGATAGATCAGTTGAGATGATGGTTGGAATCATGGGAATAATAAAGGCTGGGGGAGCCTATTTGCCAATTTCTCCGGAATATCCGAATGACAGGATAAAATATATGCTGGAGGATAGTAAAACTACCCTGTTGCTGACACAAAAACATCTGGTGCATACGATACAGTTTGATGGAATTGAATTAGATTTAGAAGACGAACAACTATATCAAGGCAATAAAACTAATTTAGAAATAGTAAACAATCCCAATGATCTTGTCTATGTAATCTATACCTCTGGTTCAACGGGCAAGCCAAAAGGAGTTATGATCCAGCATAGAAACGTTATTAACCTTGTTACAGGGCTAGGTAAAATAATTTATGATCGATATACCGGGCCATTACATGTAGCTTTGGTTGCACAATATGTTTTTGATGCTTCAGTCAAGCAGATATTTGCCAGTTTGTTGAGAGGTGACTGCCTGCATATTATCCCGGAAGAGTACAGAACTATAGGGGAAAAACTTGTAGAATACTACATTGATAACTCAATAGATGTTTCAGATGGAACGCCGTCTCATCTTAAATTGATATTGAGTGATAACAGAGAAAAAATAAAGGATATGACCGTCAAGCATTTTATATTTGGCGGAGAAGAATTAACCGTTAAAACAGTTAAAGACTTATTCACACTTTGCGGTGAGAGAAAGCCTGAGATAACCAATATATACGGGCCAACCGAATGCTGCGTTGACACGACAGCCTTCTTGATTGACCGTGAGCGTCTAGATCTGTTAAACACTATTCCTATTGGTCGTCCGTTAGTCAATTATCGTGTATACGTCTTGGACAAAGATAATAATCTTCAGCCGGTAGGGGTATCAGGAGAACTATGTATAGCAGGGGACGGACTGGCAAGAGGTTATCTCAATAACCCGGAGATGACAGAAGAAAAATTTGTAGCAAATCCATTTGCCCCAGGGGAAAGGATGTATAAGACAGGAGACCTTGTAAAATGGGGGGACGATGGGAACATAGAATTTATAGGCCGTATAGACCATCAGGTAAAAATCAGAGGCTACCGCATTGAAATAGGGGAGATTGAGGCTACGATCAAGAGACACCCTTCAGTTCAAGACTCAGTCGTACTAGTTCGCGAGGATAGCGCGGGTGAAAACAGAATATTTGCGTACATTGTTCCAAAGACAAACAGTGATGAGAAATATAGTGAAGCGGGATTAAAGGAATACGTAAAGAAACAACTTCCCCAATACATGGTTCCGGCTAAATTTGTTCAGCTTGAGTCTATACCGTTGACTACCAATGGTAAGGTTGACCGTTTTGCACTTCCTGAACCTGATATCCTGCAAAGAGATTCGGATGAAGGCTTTATCGCACCAAGGAACAAAGAAGAAATTGAAATGGCTGAAATTTGGGCCAACATACTAGGAATTGAGAAAATAGGCATTGATGACGATTTCTTTGATTTAGGTGGAGATTCTTTTAAAGCCATTAAGCTGGTAAGAAGCATTAGCAACAACTTAGGGGTAATGGAGCTCTTTAAGAATTCAACGGTTCGTGAATTGGTAGCTTATTTATCAAAAGATGTAGCAAATAATAGAACTATGCTGCATGAGCTTACAAAACCTGTTGATGAAAAAAATAAAGTTGTATCACTCATTTGCTTTCCTTACGGGGGAGGTAGCGCGATATCTTATCAACCTTTAGCCAATTCCCTACCGAAGAATTATTCGCTTTATGCTGTTGAGCTTCCAGGCCATGACTACAGTTGCCCCGATGAAGAATTGGTTTCTATTGAGGAGAGCGCAGCTCGTTGCTTAGAGGAAATCATACAAAAGGTTAAGGGGCCTGTAGTTCTTTATGGACATTGTCTGGGTGCCACCATGTCGGTACTTCTTGCTCCTAAACTGGAAGAGGCAGGCATTCAGGTTGATGGGGTTTTTGTTGGGGCTATGTTCCCGACACCACGTATTTCCAATATGTTTTTCAACATGTGGGAGAAAATATTCCCCACTCAGTTGACGGACAAGGGCAATCGAGACATGTTGAAAATGATTGGAGGTTTAAATAGTGAATTTAGTCCTGATGAAACAGAATTTGTTCTTAGGAATTTGAAGCATGATGCAAAGGAATGTGTAAAATGGTATACAAAGCACTATAACAGCAAGAAAAATACGAAATTTAATGCTCCAATCACATGCGTCATTGGAGAGGGCGATAGGGCTACGGAATTTTATCAGGAAAGATATAAGGAATGGGGGCACTTTAGTGAAAATGTGGATTTAAAAACAATCAAGCATGCAGGACATTTTTTCTTTAAAAACCAAGTAGCGGAGCTAGTTGAGATTATTAAAGAGAAGGTTGACGTATGGAAGGAGCGTTCTTCTAAGGTATCTGAAACCAAGAAAACGAATGAAACCAAGAAAACGAATGAAACCAAGAAAACGAATGAAAGCAAAGAAAAAATAGTAAGTTTGAAAGCACTTGCGAAAAAGCAAGTAGTTCCAAGTATGAATTTATTTTTGATGGTTGCCTTAGTGCAGATAATTTCTGAAATAGGCACAATCTTATCTACGTTCGCAACGGGTATATGGATCTTCAATCAAACCCAGGCACTATCGGAATTTGCCATAATGTTTCTCTTGGGAATGCTTCCTACTATTTTGGTTCTTCCGTTTTCAGGTGCCATTGTAGACAGGTTTGACAGACGTGTAATTCTAATTATCAGTGATTTGGTTTTAGCAATATGCTCCTTAAGTTTGCTTATATTGTTATATGGTAATGAGCTTCAAATTTGGCAAGTATATGTATTTACAATCATTACATCTGTTGCAAACTGCTTCAGGCAACCAGCGTATATGGCAGCAATTACGCAGATTACTCCAAAGATGTACCTGCCACAGGCAAATAGTGTTTCTCAATTTTCCGTTGCGATAGGAGGTATACTGGCACCAATCTGCGGTGGCGTATTTATAGATTCTATAAGTTTTGAGGGGCTTGTACTCATTGATTTTGTAACATTCGCAGTTTCCGTGGTAGTTTTGCTCTTTTTGAGATTTCCGGATACCATGTTTACAAGATTAGAGGAACCTATTCGCAAGGAGTTAATGGGTGGCTGGAATTTTATCGTGAAAAGAAAAAGTTTGGTTGCAATGGTTGTATTTTTTGTTGTAGTCAACTTTTTACTGAGTATTTTTCTGGTTACAATGACACCGCTCATCCTTTCCTTCACGAATTCATCAATGTTGGGGATTATTAATGCATTTTCAGGAATTGGAGTTCTCTGCGGAGCTATAGCTATGTTAATAACTGGTGGTATGAGTAAAAGAGCAAAAGGGATGGTTGGTTTTGTAATTCCGTTAGCAATTTCAATTATGATTGCAGGAATACGACCGCTACCTATTTTTGCGGCTATTGCTTTGTTCGGATCCTCTTTGGCTATAACCATTACAAATATTCATTGGCAGTCATTGATACAGGTTAAGGTTGGACTGGAATTGCAAGGACGTGTATTTGCTGTGAACCGTATGCTGGTGGCTCTATTAGCACCGATCAGCTATATTGTCGCAGCTATATTAGCCGATGATGTATTCGCGTCTGTACTGACATCTAGTGTATTTGATTCACCAATCGTAAACATGATTTTAGGCACAGGTGCAGGCCGCGAAATGAGACTTAGTCTGTTAATTGCTGGAGCAGTATTATTTGTCTGGGGCTTAATAGGGATTAGGTATAAACCGTTGAGTGAAATGGATGATATCCTTGAAGATGCAACTCCAGGCGAAATTATTATTAAAGATAAGGATAAATTACAAGAAATAGCCGATGAAAAGATTAAAAGGTATACAATCAGTGGGTAA
- a CDS encoding 4'-phosphopantetheinyl transferase superfamily protein produces the protein MKIRAAYLEDLLYSYDLKEILEYLPTELRIKIGKFVKSKDAWRSLVAQLLIRTSIMETFRVRPNEFLLTTNKYGKPFWEQNPDYYFNVSHSGDWIVCVTAPCPVGIDIEKIEDIDISISEKIFSKLEVATLNSLPAEERNLFFYDLWTLKESYIKAIGKGLYHPLDTFSIIKSEGRISLVDNGNEWYFQQYSIDSQYKMSVCSQKNDFSKKVDITPGVKVVENYLHRCKLEEITQKSQTQILRT, from the coding sequence GTGAAGATACGTGCAGCTTATTTAGAAGATTTGCTTTATTCTTATGATTTAAAAGAAATACTGGAATATCTCCCGACAGAGTTAAGGATCAAAATAGGTAAGTTTGTCAAATCCAAAGATGCTTGGCGTTCACTTGTCGCGCAATTACTAATTCGCACTTCAATCATGGAAACCTTTAGAGTGAGACCTAATGAGTTTCTTCTAACAACAAATAAATATGGGAAGCCTTTTTGGGAACAAAATCCAGATTATTACTTTAATGTGTCTCATTCTGGTGATTGGATTGTTTGTGTCACCGCACCTTGTCCAGTGGGAATAGATATTGAAAAAATTGAGGATATAGATATTAGCATATCAGAAAAGATTTTCTCTAAACTGGAGGTTGCTACGTTGAATTCTCTACCTGCAGAAGAAAGGAATCTCTTCTTTTATGATTTATGGACACTAAAAGAAAGCTATATAAAAGCTATTGGAAAAGGGTTATACCATCCATTAGATACCTTTTCTATCATAAAGAGCGAAGGAAGGATTTCTTTAGTTGACAATGGGAATGAATGGTATTTTCAGCAATATAGTATAGATTCGCAATATAAAATGTCTGTTTGTTCACAAAAGAATGATTTTTCCAAAAAGGTCGACATAACTCCTGGCGTTAAAGTAGTTGAGAATTATCTTCATAGGTGCAAACTTGAGGAAATAACTCAAAAGTCTCAAACCCAAATTTTACGAACATAA